The region AGATCAAAGTACAGCAGCTCGGCTTCCCGCCCCTGATGGAGTGTCAGGCTCCCCTCCCCTTCGATCGCGAGGCCATCGCCCTGGTTCAGTACCATGTCGTTGACCTGAAGACTGCCGCAGACGACCTGAAGCCAGCTCTTGCGGTGCCTGTCCTGGGGGATGGATATGGATTGATCACCGCTCAGCGTGGCCGCATAGACACTGGCATCGGCCCGTGTTGTCATCGACCCGTCGCGGCCATCCGGTGACAGGAACAAGGCCAGTTTCCCGTCCTTGTCGGCCGCAGCGAGATCGCACGTGTCATAGGCAGGCGGGGTGTCCGCTTTTTCGGGCAGCAGCCAGACCTGCAGAAAACGCACCTCATCAGTCTCTGACGGATTGAATTCCGAGTGCATGACGCCCGACCCGGCACTCATATACTGGATGCCACCGGCGCTGACTACAGAGCCGTTGCCCATGCTATCCTTATGCTCAAGGGCACCATGGGTAACATAGGAGAAGATCTCCGCATTGCGATGCGGATGTGCGCCGAACCCCTTGCCCCCGGCAACCTGATCCTCATTGATCACCCTGAGATTGCCAAACCCCATATGGCTCGGGTCATAATATTCCCCGAAGCTGAAGCTATGGGCTGACTTGAGCCAACCGAAATCGGCCTGGCCCCGCTCTGCCGCAGGTCGTCGTGTCAATGTAAGTGAGACGAGTTTCATACTCCGCTTCTCCAAACTGCAAAACATGAGGGCGTGCTTGCCAGCTACCGATGATAGAGTCTCTGGCAAGCAAGGAAGTCGGTCTGCCTGTTGCTGCAATCAGCTACTCAGGCTTTCAAGGCCGCTGGAATGAAGGGATCGACCACGGGCAGCTTTTTAAGTGCAAAGGCACCGCCGCCCTGTACCGTGACGGTTGCGGCCAGTACGACCAGCAGCAAGGGGAATTCCCAACCGCCGCCTTCTGAACTGAACACCCAGCCATTGCCTGCATGTGCCCATAGTGCACCAAGCAGAAGCGGGATTGAAAGAAGTGCAGCAAGGCGGGTGTAAGTGCCGAGGATAATGGCCGTTCCGCCAACAATTTCCGCAAAAATTGTCAGATAGGCAGCAATGGCAGGCAGGCCGAGACTGGCGAAATAACCCACAGTGCCGGGAATGGTGAAAACAGCGACCTTCAGGATTCCGTGGGAGAGAAGGATTGTGCCGAGTGAAAGACGGGTCAGCGTGGCTCCAAGTGCCAGAGATGTGTTCTGGGAGGTATCCTGTGTCATATCTGGGCTCCATGTTCGTGTATCTGAACCGGATATGGATGATTGACATCAAGTTGATAATATAGATATTTAGAACATCATTAGTTCCATTTAATTGTCAATTACCATGGATCATCTGTCACGCATTGCTATTTTTGTCGCTGTTTTACAGGAACGGAGCTTTGCGGGCGCTGCCCGGAAACTGGGCATAACCGGCTCTGCTGTCTCAAAGCAGATCCAGAATCTGGAGCATGATCTTCAGGTCAAGCTTCTGAACCGGACAACACGCAGTGTCACTCCGACGGAAGAAGGTGCGGTTTACTTTGATCGTGCAAAACAGGCACTGGACGATCTGAAGGAGGCCCGGGAGGAGTT is a window of Coralliovum pocilloporae DNA encoding:
- a CDS encoding pirin family protein — translated: MKLVSLTLTRRPAAERGQADFGWLKSAHSFSFGEYYDPSHMGFGNLRVINEDQVAGGKGFGAHPHRNAEIFSYVTHGALEHKDSMGNGSVVSAGGIQYMSAGSGVMHSEFNPSETDEVRFLQVWLLPEKADTPPAYDTCDLAAADKDGKLALFLSPDGRDGSMTTRADASVYAATLSGDQSISIPQDRHRKSWLQVVCGSLQVNDMVLNQGDGLAIEGEGSLTLHQGREAELLYFDLAK
- a CDS encoding DoxX family protein; translation: MTQDTSQNTSLALGATLTRLSLGTILLSHGILKVAVFTIPGTVGYFASLGLPAIAAYLTIFAEIVGGTAIILGTYTRLAALLSIPLLLGALWAHAGNGWVFSSEGGGWEFPLLLVVLAATVTVQGGGAFALKKLPVVDPFIPAALKA